One part of the Rutidosis leptorrhynchoides isolate AG116_Rl617_1_P2 chromosome 1, CSIRO_AGI_Rlap_v1, whole genome shotgun sequence genome encodes these proteins:
- the LOC139886150 gene encoding acetyl-CoA acetyltransferase 2-like — translation MAPAAVANGSDKIKPRDVCIVGVARTPLGGFLGSLSTLPATKLGSIAIECALKRANVDPSLVEEVYFGNVLGANLGQGPARQAALGAGIPNTVVSTSVNKVCASGMKATMLAAQSIQLGHNDIVVAGGMESMSNVPKYIAEARKGSKFGHDSLVDGILKDGLWDVFNDFKMGNCAEICADTHGITREQQDDYAIQSFERGIAARDSGAFAWEIAPVEVPGPRGRPSTIVDKDDDLGKFDAAKLRKLRPAFKENGGSVTAGNSSGINDGAAALVLVSGEKALKLGLHVIAKVSGYADAEQAPELFTTTPALAIPKAISRAGLDASQIDFYEINEAFAVVALANQKLLGLDSAKLNVHGGGVSLGHPLGCSGARILVTLLGVMKRKGGKYGAAGVCNGGGGASAFVVELL, via the exons ATGGCTCCAGCTGCAGTTGCAAATGGTTCTGATAAAATTAAACCGAGAG ATGTATGTATTGTTGGTGTTGCACGTACACCACTTGGTGGATTTCTAGGTTCTCTTTCGACTTTACCGGCCACCAAACTTGGGTCCATAGCAATTGAAT GTGCTTTAAAGAGGGCGAATGTTGATCCATCACTCGTAGAAGAAGTTTATTTTGGAAATGTTCTCGGAGCTAATTTGGGGCAGGGTCCCGCCAGACAAGCAGCATTAGGTGCGGGAATCCCTAATACAGTGGTCTCAACATCCGTTAACAAAGTTTGTGCTTCGGGGATGAAAG CAACCATGTTGGCGGCACAAAGTATCCAATTGGGTCATAATGATATAGTTGTGGCTGGTGGTATGGAAAGCATGTCTAATGTCCCCAAATATATTGCAGAAGCAAG GAAGGGATCCAAATTTGGACATGATAGTCTTGTTGATGGGATTCTGAAAGACGGGTTGTGGGACGTTTTCAATGATTTTAAGATGGGAAACTGCGCTGAAATATGTGCAGATACACATGGAATTACAAGAGAGCAACAG GATGACTATGCCATTCAAAGCTTTGAACGTGGTATTGCTGCCCGAGATAGTGGTGCTTTTGCATGGGAAATTGCtcct GTTGAAGTTCCTGGCCCAAGAGGAAGACCATCAACAATTGTTGACAAAGACGATGATTTGGGAAAG TTCGATGCTGCTAAGTTGAGAAAGCTACGTCCAGCTTTTAAGGAAAACGGTGGCAGTGTTACTGCCGGCAATTCATCTGGTATAAA TGATGGTGCTGCTGCGCTTGTGTTGGTTAGTGGAGAGAAGGCACTTAAGCTTGGGTTGCATGTGATAGCAAAGGTTTCTGGTTATGCTGATGCTGAACAG GCACCCGAGCTTTTTACAACCACCCCTGCACTTGCGATACCCAAGGCTATTTCAAGAGCAGGATTGGATGCTTCCCAAATAGATTTCTATGAAATCAATGAAGCATTCGCTGTTGTGGCTCTTGCCAACCAGAAATTGCTTGGTTTGGATTCA GCAAAGCTTAATGTACATGGTGGTGGCGTATCACTGGGACATCCTTTAGGTTGTAGTGGTGCACGTATCTTGGTCACTCTTTTGGGG GTTATGAAGCGTAAAGGTGGCAAATACGGAGCAGCAGGCGTGTGCAATGGAGGAGGTGGTGCATCAGCATTCGTGGTTGAACTACTTTAA
- the LOC139886151 gene encoding protein ACTIVITY OF BC1 COMPLEX KINASE 7, chloroplastic has product MAAILASNSCYCRDVQLVNQGRTTTDNLSFSKSVSINRLDRDECTSPRVERFHRFHVEMRQTESPTNFGTNGRPAKLDTNGQPVKLGANGTPVSLGANGQPVKLGSKGQPITMVPTSEAVNKNNKPILKQKVNGTVNGSTHKVNGTSLVPLKPVKVSKYTGFPPADDLRVLPSDESFSWANENYNSVQRSIDVWSFVLSLRVRVLLDNAKWAFPGGFTEDKQKSRRRKTAAWLRERVLQLGPTFIKLGQLSSTRSDLFPREFVDELAKLQDRVPAFSPEKAKSFIEKELGAPVNVIFKVFEDRPIAAASLGQVHRAILHNGEKVVIKVQRPGLKKLFDIDLKNLKLVAEYFQRSETLGGPTRDWIGIYEECEKILYEEIDYINEGKNADRFRRDFRNIKWVRVPQVYWDYTATKVLTLEYVPGIKINNLDLIKERGYSRSRISSHAIEAYLIQILKTGFFHADPHPGNLAIDVDESLIYYDFGMMGEIKAFTRERLMDLFYAVYEKDAKKVMNNLISLEALQPTGDMSPVRRSIQYFLDNLLNQSPDQEQTLAAIGEDLFSIATDQPFRFPSTFTFVIRAFSTLEGIGYSLDPDFSFVKIAAPYAQELLDLKQQRPSGTQLVAEMRKQADDARSNTMSMPYRVQRIEEFVKQLEVGDLKLRVRVLESERAAKKATIMQWATMYTVMGGTLVNIGVTVSTQGSQMIANGSFVAAGIFIALLIRSMQRVKKLDKFEKMI; this is encoded by the exons ATGGCGGCAATACTGGCTTCCAACAGCTGTTATTGCCGTGACGTGCAATTGGTAAATCAAGGAAGAACAACTACGGACAATCTCAGCTTCTCGAAGTCTGTTTCTATCAACAGGTTAGATAGAGATGAATGTACTTCGCCTAGAGTTGAAAGGTTTCACAGGTTTCATGTTGAGATGCGTCAGACGGAATCACCGACAAATTTTGGTACTAATGGCCGACCTGCAAAGTTGGATACAAACGGTCAACCTGTCAAGTTAGGTGCCAATGGTACACCGGTGAGTTTGGGTGCTAATGGTCAGCCAGTGAAGTTGGGAAGTAAAGGTCAGCCGATCACTATGGTTCCTACTAGTGAGGCGGTTAATAAGAATAATAAGCCAATATTAAAACAAAAGGTTAACGGAACAGTTAATGGATCAACACACAAAGTTAATGGAACAAGTCTCGTTCCGCTCAAGCCTGTAAAAGTTAGTAAATATACTGGTTTTCCACCTGCTGATGACTTAAGGGTTTTGCCATCAGATGAAAGTTTCAGTTGGGCAAATGAAAATTATAACTCGGTGCAAAGATCAATAGATGTTTGGTCTTTTGTTCTCTCTCTACGTGTTCGTGTTCTTTTGGACAATGCAAAATGGGCATTTCCTGGTGGCTTCACAGAAGATAAGCAG AAAAGTAGAAGAAGAAAAACTGCTGCATGGTTGAGAGAACGTGTGCTTCAACTCGGTCCCACGTTTATTAAACTTGGACAGTTATCTTCAACAAGATCAGATTTATTTCCTCGTGAATTTGTTGATGAGCTTGCAAAGTTACAG GATAGAGTACCAGCCTTCTCACCAGAAAAAGCAAAAAGCTTCATTGAGAAAGAATTGGGAGCTCCTGTTAATGTAATTTTTAAAGTGTTCGAAGATCGTCCAATTGCAGCAGCTAGTCTTGGTCAG GTGCATCGTGCAATTTTACATAATGGAGAGAAAGTTGTTATTAAAGTTCAAAGACCTGGACTGAAGAAACTTTTTGACATCGATCTAA AGAACTTAAAGCTAGTTGCAGAGTATTTTCAAAGAAGTGAAACTCTCGGTGGCCCCACAAGGGACTGGATAGGCATCTACGAAGAATGTGAAAA GATCTTGTACGAGGAGATTGATTATATAAATGAAGGGAAAAATGCTGATAGATTTCGTCGAGATTTCCGGAATATAAAGTGGGTCCGAGTGCCT CAAGTATACTGGGATTATACTGCAACAAAGGTGCTGACATTGGAGTATGTTCCAG GCATTAAGATCAATAATTTAGATCTGATAAAAGAAAGAGGTTACAGTCGATCCCGGATCTCTTCGCACGCCATTGAAGCATACTTAATTCAG ATACTGAAAACAGGTTTCTTTCATGCTGATCCTCATCCTGGAAATCTTGCCATTGATGTGGATGAATCACTAATCTACTATGATTTTGGCATGATGGGGGAGATTAAGGCCTTCACAAGGGAAAGATTAATGGATTTATTCTATGCAGTTTATGAAAAAGATGCAAAAAAG GTTATGAACAATTTAATAAGTCTTGAAGCACTTCAACCAACTGGAGACATGTCACCA GTTAGGAGATCTATTCAGTACTTTCTGGATAATTTGTTAAATCAGTCACCCGATCAGGAGCAGACTTTGGCTGCAATAGGCGAG GACTTATTTTCGATAGCTACCGATCAGCCTTTTCGGTTCCCGTCCACCTTTACCTTTGTAATTAGAGCATTTTCTACTCTTGAAG GAATTGGCTATTCACTTGATCCAGATTTTTCATTTGTAAAGATTGCTGCACCTTACGCACAG GAGCTATTAGATCTCAAACAACAGCGGCCCAGTGGAACCCAACTTGTTGCTGAAATGCGAAAACAAGCTGATGAT GCGAGATCAAACACCATGTCGATGCCTTACAGAGTTCAGCGAATTGAAGAGTTTGTGAAACAACTAGAAGTAGGCGACCTCAAACTTCGTGTCAGAGTTCTTGAG TCTGAGCGAGCTGCCAAAAAGGCAACAATAATGCAATGGGCAACCATGTACACAGTTATGGGGGGTACCCTTGTTAACATTGGTGTCACGGTTAGCACCCAAGGTAGCCAGATGATAGCGAACGGGTCATTTGTTGCTGCAG GTATTTTCATAGCACTGCTTATTAGGTCCATGCAAAGGGTGAAGAAGCTTGATAAATTTGAAAAGATGATTTGA